In Tubulanus polymorphus chromosome 2, tnTubPoly1.2, whole genome shotgun sequence, a single window of DNA contains:
- the LOC141899549 gene encoding CDP-diacylglycerol--inositol 3-phosphatidyltransferase-like has protein sequence MSENIFLFVPNLIGYVRIFLALVSFWFMATDYVTAVWCYAISALLDEFDGRAARMMNQETKFGEMLDMLTDRCANMCLLVVLSSFYPSWMFLFQLNMTIDIASHWLHLHASTMKGSTNHKCIDLERNPVLRLYYTSWSFLFTMCAGNEMFFSMLYLCHFTIGPALFGIGLWQVLCVLSAPVAIVKTGISLIHLYAASLNMGAIDAAEREAAGIKSD, from the exons AtgtctgaaaatatatttcttttcgttCCTAATTTAATAG GATACGTCAGAATATTTTTGGCACTGGTTTCATTTTGGTTTATGGCGACTGACTATGTGACAGCTGTTTGGTGTTACGCAATCAGTGCTCTTCTTGATGAATTTGATGGTCGCGCGGCTCGGATGATGAATCAAG agaCAAAGTTTGGAGAAATGTTAGATATGCTGACAGATAGATGCGCTAATATGTGCTTACTGGTAGTGTTGTCAAGTTTCTATCCTAGTTGGATGTTCCTTTTCCAACTGAATATGACTATTGATATTGCCAGTCATTGGCTTCATTTACATGC GTCTACTATGAAAGGTTCAACGAATCACAAATGTATTGATCTGGAAAGAAACCCTGTCCTGAGATTGTACTACACATCTTGG TCTTTTCTCTTCACAATGTGTGCTGGTAATGAGATGTTTTTCAGTATGTTATATTTGTGTCATTTCACTATTGGGCCAGCCT TGTTTGGAATTGGACTCTGGCAAGTGCTGTGTGTTTTGTCGGCCCCAGTTGCGATAGTTAAAACTGGTATCAGCCTAATTCACTTGTACGCAGCCAGTCTGAATATGGGCGCCATTGATGCAGCAGAAAGGGAGGCAGCTGGAATCAAATCTGATTGA
- the LOC141900062 gene encoding tubulin delta chain-like, with product MSLVTIQVGQCGNQIGSQLFSTIADDMLMKNPGISASSNDNYIQQAQRTFFNTSIISGPTENQESLKARAVMVDMEPKVIAQVQEEAKMSKVWSYSERQQFCHKRGSGNNWAHGFCTHGPQAREIILNLVQSEVEKCDYFGGFLNIMSLAGGTGSGVGTYLTRTLRDEFPHSFILNQVVGPYNTGEVIVQNYNAVLSLAHLYSSSDAILCLENDVLHKICAQLLNIKNISFRDMNKVISHAVASILQPARSYENNYFIRNPLASIMEDLVSHPGYKLLSLRTIPMMSDHSVEFSTFQWYSLIKHLRQMLIANAQMEEGIDWQVQVNSMYNRCIGNLLVLRGKEIESANISSFRDKRLYSSWVPDSCALTIWKQQRQLRKYEKSATLLSNCQASAKALDNMVGKAWSMFSSRAYIHHYLRHGISEDDFVDCFAGLEQVIKNYKEI from the exons ATGTCACTAGTGACAATTCAAGTTGGTCAGTGTGGGAACCAGATTGGTAGTCAGCTTTTTTCTACGATCGCTGACGATATGTTGATGAAAAACCCCGGTATCAGTGCATCAAGCAATGACAATTACATCCAACAAGCTCAGAGAACTTTCTTCAATACGTCTATCATAAGTGGACCCACGGAAAATCAGGAATCATTGAAAGCTCGAGCTGTTATGGTTGACATGGAACCAAAAGTTATCGCGCAAGTTCAAGAGGAAGCTAAAATGTCGAAAGTTTGGTCGTATTCGGAGCGGCAACAGTTTTGTCACAAGCGAGGTTCCGGAAATAATTGGGCACACGGTTTCTGTACGCACGGTCCGCAGGCGAgagaaataattttgaatttggtcCAGTCCGAAGTGGAGAAATGTGACTATTTTGGCGGATTTTTGAACATTATGAGTTTAGCTGGTGGAACCGGTTCGGGTGTAGGGACATATTTAACGCGGACGCTTCGCGATGAATTCCCTCATTCGTTTATCCTCAATCAGGTCGTCGGTCCGTACAACACTGGAGAGGTTATTGTACAGAACTACAACGCTGTATTATCGTTAGCTCATCTCTATAGTTCATCAGACGCTATTCTGTGCCTTGAAAACGACGTTCTGCATAAAATCTGCGCTCAGTTACTCAATATTAAGAAtatttcgttcagagatatgAATAAAGTGATCTCGCACGCAGTGGCTAGTATTCTACAGCCGGCCAGATCTTACGAGAATAACTACTTCATTCGTAATCCACTTG CATCAATAATGGAAGATCTTGTGTCGCATCCCGGATATAAACTATTGTCTCTACGCACAATTCCAATGATGTCTGATCATTCAGTAGAGTTTAGTACATTCCAGTGGTACAGTTTGATTAAACACCTACGACAGATGCTCATTGCTAATGCCCAAATGGAGGAAG GTATTGACTGGCAAGTACAAGTTAATTCCATGTATAATCGATGTATTGGGAATCTCCTAGTTCTGAGGGgaaaagaaattgaatctgCAAACATTTCAAGTTTTCGTGATAAAAGACTGTACTCGTCTTGGGTGCCTGACTCTTGTGCCCTCACGATATGGAAACAACAAAGACAGCTGAGAAAGTACGAGAAATCTGCCACATTATTAAGTAACTGTCAGGCTTCAGCTAAAGCGTTAGATAATATGGTTGGAAAAG